In one Methanoculleus sp. SDB genomic region, the following are encoded:
- a CDS encoding acetyltransferase yields MIRRFKIDDLDTVMKIWLETNIQAHDFTNQSYWQGNYAMVKEMLPASTLFVYEESDKIQGFVGLMGNHIAGIFVDAHSQSNGIGKALLDYVKEIRSELSLHVYKKNVRAVQFYLREDFVVSQEQIDEHTGEGELVLHWTP; encoded by the coding sequence ATGATTAGAAGGTTTAAAATTGATGATTTAGACACAGTAATGAAGATATGGCTTGAAACGAATATACAGGCTCACGATTTTACTAACCAGAGTTACTGGCAGGGCAATTATGCAATGGTGAAAGAGATGTTGCCTGCTTCAACACTCTTCGTTTACGAGGAGAGCGATAAAATCCAGGGATTTGTCGGGTTAATGGGAAATCATATTGCCGGAATATTTGTTGATGCACATAGTCAGTCCAACGGCATAGGAAAGGCTTTACTTGATTATGTCAAGGAGATCCGCTCTGAACTGTCATTGCACGTCTATAAAAAGAATGTTCGTGCGGTACAATTTTACCTGCGAGAAGATTTTGTCGTTTCACAAGAACAAATTGATGAACATACTGGCGAAGGAGAGCTTGTTCTGCATTGGACACCGTGA
- a CDS encoding sodium:calcium symporter, which translates to MERWSSGAGFVLAVIGSAVGIGNIWRFPAVLGENGGGAYLIPYLIAVFLCALPLMIFELALGRHFQGTIVSAFRSVRHQFRVFGWIICGIVFLILSYYLVIAGWTLGYFFFSLSGERIPFADFSAGWLPVLLFAATALAAGMVVSGGVRKGIERISTLLIPVSIGTLIILALYCTTLPGFSQGMDFLFTPDVTVLGNPLLWGAAFGQAFFSLSVGMGILLTYGAYVDQKQGIPVASLVITLADLGVALLSGMVIFPIVFSFGLAPAAGAELAFTTLPKAFAVMPGGRVIAAAFFLVLFFAALTSAISMLEMSVAALRESFLWSRKRAAAVLTGAVLVTGLPPALSYSAAGLTFDGIPVLDFLDETVGTLGLPVAAILLSIIFTWFLSSSRDLLAREIGNGLARIIYPLCTYIIPAVLIVTTGARLASGVDYPGLRNLPGSEFIGPLLQIEGIIVIILILLAASMVACRFGRCPLAGRLRAWRGRGNS; encoded by the coding sequence ATGGAACGGTGGTCATCGGGGGCGGGATTTGTTCTCGCGGTGATCGGCTCGGCGGTGGGTATCGGCAACATCTGGCGGTTCCCGGCGGTGCTGGGCGAGAACGGCGGCGGAGCATATCTCATTCCCTACCTGATCGCGGTCTTCCTTTGCGCACTTCCCCTGATGATCTTCGAGCTCGCCCTCGGCCGCCACTTCCAGGGAACCATCGTCAGCGCCTTCCGGTCCGTGCGTCATCAGTTCCGGGTCTTCGGCTGGATAATCTGCGGGATTGTCTTCCTGATCCTCTCCTACTACCTTGTCATCGCCGGGTGGACGCTCGGCTACTTCTTCTTCTCCCTTTCCGGCGAACGCATCCCCTTTGCCGATTTTTCAGCCGGGTGGCTGCCGGTTCTCCTGTTCGCGGCAACAGCGCTTGCGGCCGGGATGGTGGTATCGGGCGGGGTCCGAAAAGGAATCGAACGCATTTCAACCCTCTTAATCCCCGTCTCAATCGGCACGCTCATCATCCTCGCCCTGTACTGCACCACCCTGCCCGGGTTCTCGCAGGGGATGGACTTCCTCTTCACCCCTGACGTTACGGTCCTCGGCAACCCCCTCCTCTGGGGTGCGGCCTTCGGGCAGGCATTCTTCTCCCTCTCGGTGGGGATGGGGATCCTGCTGACCTACGGGGCCTATGTCGACCAAAAGCAGGGGATCCCGGTTGCATCCCTGGTGATCACGCTCGCCGACCTGGGGGTCGCCCTCCTTTCCGGGATGGTCATCTTTCCGATCGTCTTCTCGTTCGGGCTCGCCCCTGCGGCCGGGGCGGAGCTGGCCTTCACCACCCTCCCGAAGGCCTTCGCGGTGATGCCCGGCGGCCGGGTGATCGCAGCTGCGTTTTTCCTCGTGCTCTTCTTCGCTGCGCTCACGTCCGCGATCTCCATGCTGGAAATGTCGGTGGCGGCGCTGCGGGAATCGTTCCTCTGGTCACGAAAGCGTGCCGCAGCGGTGCTCACCGGCGCCGTGCTGGTGACCGGCCTTCCCCCGGCCCTCTCCTACAGTGCGGCAGGTCTCACGTTCGACGGGATACCCGTGCTCGATTTTCTGGACGAGACCGTGGGGACGCTGGGCCTCCCGGTTGCCGCCATCCTCCTTTCGATCATCTTCACGTGGTTTCTTTCCTCCTCACGGGACCTGCTCGCCCGGGAAATCGGGAACGGGCTTGCACGGATCATCTATCCCCTGTGCACCTACATCATCCCGGCCGTGCTTATTGTGACGACCGGCGCCCGCCTCGCATCAGGCGTCGATTACCCGGGCCTCCGCAACCTTCCCGGGAGCGAGTTCATCGGGCCGCTGCTGCAGATCGAGGGGATCATCGTCATCATCCTCATCCTCCTGGCGGCGAGCATGGTGGCCTGCCGGTTCGGGCGGTGTCCGCTGGCCGGGCGTCTCCGTGCATGGAGGGGGAGAGGAAATTCCTGA
- a CDS encoding cupin, with protein sequence MKIVALADVPVGPNPHHVDARKVYDTEYATAVLITLQPGEALKKHITPVDVFFYVLEGTGIIEIGDERATVGPDHLVESPATIPHRWINESGDAFRVLVVKVPRPTTETKLL encoded by the coding sequence ATGAAGATTGTCGCTCTTGCCGATGTGCCCGTCGGCCCGAACCCCCATCATGTGGATGCACGGAAAGTGTACGATACGGAGTATGCAACCGCCGTGCTCATCACATTGCAGCCGGGCGAGGCCTTAAAAAAGCACATCACGCCGGTCGATGTCTTCTTCTACGTGCTGGAAGGCACGGGGATTATCGAGATCGGCGACGAGCGGGCGACCGTCGGGCCCGATCACCTGGTCGAGAGCCCCGCGACGATCCCGCACCGCTGGATCAACGAGAGCGGTGATGCCTTCCGGGTGCTCGTCGTCAAGGTCCCCCGCCCGACCACCGAGACAAAACTGCTGTGA